A window of the Falco rusticolus isolate bFalRus1 chromosome 1, bFalRus1.pri, whole genome shotgun sequence genome harbors these coding sequences:
- the RPL34 gene encoding 60S ribosomal protein L34, which yields MVQRLTYRRRLSYNTASNKTRLSRTPGNRIVYLYTKKVGKAPKSACGICPGRLRGVRAVRPKVLMRLSKTKKHVSRAYGGSMCAKCVRDRIKRAFLIEEQKIVVKVLKAQAQSQKSK from the exons ATGGTTCAGCGCCTGACCTACCGCCGTAGGTTGTCCTACAACACAGCTTCCAACAAGACCAGACT GTCCCGAACACCCGGGAACAGGATTGTTTACCTTTACACCAAGAAAGTGGGGAAGGCACCAAAGTCAGCATGTGGTATATGCCCAGGAAGACTTCGTGGT gTTCGTGCTGTGCGTCCTAAAGTTCTTATGAGGCTGTCAAAAACGAAGAAACATGTTAGCAGAGCCTATGGTGGTTCCATGTGTGCTAAGTGTGTTCGCGACAG AATCAAACGAGCTTTTCTTATTGAGGAGCAGAAGATTGTTGTGAAGGTGTTGAAGGCACAAGCACAGAGCCAGAAGTCAAAGTGA